CCCGCCTCCGGAAATCGTGAACGATCTGTTCGTGGTGCTGTTGATTAACACCCTTGTACAGGTTCCGTTATGGTCGATAAGCTTTATTCTGCCTTCGGCGCTGCGTGCGGCGGGCGACTCGCGTTTTACCTCGATCACTTCGATGCTGACCATGTGGCTGTTCCGGGTGATTCTCGGTTATATTATGGGGATCGTTCTGGGTTGGAGCATTCTCGGCGTATGGCTGGCCATGAACTGTGAATGGGGCGTAAGGGGAGCGGTCTTCCTATGGCGCTTCCGCGGCAAGAAATGGTATGCGCACAAGCTGATTTAAGCTATTATTCATTTAATATTAAGCAAAAAAAAGGCTCCCGTTCTTCGGGGCCTTTTTTTGCATGTTTTCATATTATGCATGTCTTCTTATGCATCAGACAGATGATACAAAGCCAATTATGACGGCTTATAAACCGATGCGTACGTTTTCCAGCCGCCGTCCAGGTTCTTAACGCTGAATCCATGCTCTGCCAAAATACGTGCGGCCAAATATCCACGCAGCCCAACCTGGCAGGTAACGTACAGGGTTTCATTCTCCGGCAATTCCTTCAGCCGGCTGCGCAGATCGTTAAGCGGAATGTTAATGGAACCGTGGATATAACCTGCGTCCCTCTCTTTAGGTTCACGGACGTCGATCAAGATGGCGCCGTTTTCAACCAGGTCGTCGATTTCATGCCATTGTACCGTTTCAACCAAGCCATCCATGATGTTGGCGGCAACATATCCGGCATAGTTTACCGGGTCTTTGGCGGAGGAATAAGGGGGCGCGTAAGATAGCTCCAGTTCCGTCAAGTCCCAAACGCTCAGATTCCCCTTGATCGCTGTAGCAATGACATCGATTCGCTTATCCACGCCATCTGCTCCAATCGCTTGCGCCCCATAGATTTGACCTGTTTCCGGATGGAATAACAGCTTCAAGGAGATGGGATACGCCCCGGGGTAGTACCCGGCATGCGACGAGGGGTGAATATGGATAGCTTGATAAGGTGCATTCATCTGCTTGAGACGTTTTTCATTGATACCCGTAGTCGCGACCGTCAGCTCAAAGACCTTGGCAATCGACGAACCGAGCGTACCCTTGTAGCTATTGTTTTTACCATAGATATGATCTGCAACAAGGCGTCCTTGCCGGTTGGCAGGACCTGCGAGCGGAATAAAGGCCTGGCTCTGCAAAACGAAATCCTTCACTTCGATGGCATCGCCGATCGCATAGATGTTCGGATCAGCCGTCTGCAAATACTCGTTCACTCGAATCCCCCCGCGATCATTGACAGGAAGAGCTGCATCTACCGCCAGTACATTCTCGGGACGAACACCAATAGAAAGCAAAATCATATCGGTTGTTATTTGTTTCCCGCTGGAAAGTTCAATTCGTTGTCCGCCGTCATGGAATGCCCGAACACCATCCTCAAGTATTAAACGGACTCCTTTTTCCTTAAGATGCGAATGGACGATAGCAGCCATCTCGTAGTCGAGAGGAGCCATAACCTGATTAGCCATTTCAATGACAGTCACCTGAATGCCGCGATCGGCCAGATTCTCCGCCATCTCAAGTCCGATAAACCCGCCGCCAACAACAACGGCTTCCTTGGGGTTGTCATTATCTACAAATTGTTTGATTCGGTCCGTGTCCGGGATATTGCGCAATGTGAATACGTTGCGAGATTCCGACAGGCCGGGAATATCCGGCACAATCGGCTTCGCTCCGGGCGACAGGATCAGGTAATCATAACTCTCCGTGTAGGTTTCTCCGGTTTTAAGGTTTTTAATCGTAACCATCTTCTCATCACGCTGAATGGACGTAACTTCACTTAGATTCCGTATATCCAGCTGATATCGGCTGCTGAGGCCGGGTACGGTTTGAACCATTAGTTTATTGCGATCCTGTATAGTTTCTCCTATATAATAGGGCAGGCCGCAGTTGGCAAACGAAATATATTCACCGCGTTCTACTAAAATAATGGTAGAGCTCTCATCCAATCTCCGTAGTCTGGCTGCTGCCGAGGCCCCTCCAGCTACGCCGCCGACAATGACGATTTTTTTGCTCATGGTCTATTCCTCCCTGAATTGGCGTATATTATGAATTGAATTTGCATACCCTATGGGGTATCATAACATATAGCAGCCATGCTGTGTGTGACAAATATCAAACAGGATAAAACAAGTGGTGAACAGACTAGTCGTTATGGATATGTGGCATCACACACTTGACAATATACCCTATGGGGTATATATTAATATCATGTAAAACAATATGGATTCTAGGTTAAATATCATAACAAAGTATATGGACAGGAGGGATTCGAGATGGATTACAATGATCAGATGAAGAATCGGGTGAAACGCATCGAAGGTCAACTGCGCGGCATCCTGAAGATGATGGAGGAGAACAAGGATTGCAAGGACGTGATCACCCAGCTTTCGGCAACACGGACGGCAATAGATCGCACGATAGGCGTCGTAGTCAGCTCAAACCTTGTCGAGTGCGTACAGAAAGCCGAAGAGAGCGGGCAGGACACAGAGAAGCTTGTGGTAGAAGCGGTAAATCTGCTCGTAAGAAGCAGATAATCGAAGGACCTAACGCTTTGATCCATATCAAGATGGAAACTACAACATGATTGACACGACATTCAATATCATTTAATATACCCCTATGGGTATATAATTTATAATATATTTTTTCATCACTTTTAAGGAGGAATTATAGTGAACGCGGATAAAGTATTGGATGCAACAGGCTTGGCATGTCCTATGCCAATCGTGAAAACGAAGAAAGAGATGAAGGATATGGAACCAGGTCAAGTGCTTGAGATTCATACGACCGATCAAGGCGCGAAGAGCGATCTGGCCGCATGGGCCAAGTCGACAGGCAATGAATTGCTGGATCATCAAGAGGACGACGGTGTGTTAAAATTTTGGGTTAAAAAGGGCTAAATTTTTTTAAATCCCATCATACCCATGGGGGTAAGGGTAAGGTGGATGTCCGAATTTCATTAATCATTTCACAGGGGGAGATCATAACGTGACAGAACCAAAAAAGACAACGATCGTATTATTTAGCGGCGATTATGATAAAGCCATGGCTGCCTATATCATCGCAAACGGCGCTGCCGCGTATGACCATGAGGTAACGATATTCCACACCTTCTGGGGGTTGAACGCACTGCGTAAGGAAGAGGATGTGCTGCTGCCTAAGAAAAAGAGTTTTATGGAGAAAATGTTCGGGAAAATGATGCCGCGCGGGTCCGATAAAATGGGACTCTCCAAAATGAATTTTGCCGGAATGGGTCCCAAAATGATTAAGGGTGTGATTAAGAAGCACAATGCCGTTCCGCTGCCGCAATTAATTGAGATGGCACAGGAGCAAGACGTGAAGTTGGTCGCATGCACCATGACGATGGATCTGTTAGGTTTGCAAAAGGAAGAATTGCTTGACGGCATTGAGTACGCGGGTGTTGCGGCGTATTTGGGTGATGCCCAGGATGGGAATGTGAACTTGTTTATCTAATGGAATAGAGGCGATTATGCCTCTATAAAGAGAGGAATTCAAGATGAATATACTCAATATCATGTTCATTGCACTAATTGTCCTGTTTTTCGTATGGAGAACTCTCCCGGCCAAGGGAGTCAGACAAATTACCGCGTCACAGCTGAAGCATGAGCTGAAGGACACAAACAAACAGTTCATTGATGTCCGTACACCGGGTGAATTCAAGGGAAATCACATTCGGGGTTTTCGAAATATTCCGCTGGATCAGCTTCTGCAGTGCAGCGATTCGTTTTCCAAGGATCAGGAAGTCGTATTGATCTGCCAGAGTGGTATGCGAAGCAATAAAGCCAGCAAATCTTTGAGGAAGTCAGGTTTTAAGAAGGTGACCAATGTCAAAGGCGGCATGAGTGCCTGGTCCTAAATTTGTAATAGGGAGTTGTTTATCAGCATGAGAGAGATTTCTCCAAAAGCAGTTAAGCAGAAGCTGAATGATGGGGTTATTATGAATAT
Above is a window of Paenibacillus sp. FSL K6-1330 DNA encoding:
- a CDS encoding CoA-disulfide reductase, with the translated sequence MSKKIVIVGGVAGGASAAARLRRLDESSTIILVERGEYISFANCGLPYYIGETIQDRNKLMVQTVPGLSSRYQLDIRNLSEVTSIQRDEKMVTIKNLKTGETYTESYDYLILSPGAKPIVPDIPGLSESRNVFTLRNIPDTDRIKQFVDNDNPKEAVVVGGGFIGLEMAENLADRGIQVTVIEMANQVMAPLDYEMAAIVHSHLKEKGVRLILEDGVRAFHDGGQRIELSSGKQITTDMILLSIGVRPENVLAVDAALPVNDRGGIRVNEYLQTADPNIYAIGDAIEVKDFVLQSQAFIPLAGPANRQGRLVADHIYGKNNSYKGTLGSSIAKVFELTVATTGINEKRLKQMNAPYQAIHIHPSSHAGYYPGAYPISLKLLFHPETGQIYGAQAIGADGVDKRIDVIATAIKGNLSVWDLTELELSYAPPYSSAKDPVNYAGYVAANIMDGLVETVQWHEIDDLVENGAILIDVREPKERDAGYIHGSINIPLNDLRSRLKELPENETLYVTCQVGLRGYLAARILAEHGFSVKNLDGGWKTYASVYKPS
- a CDS encoding metal-sensitive transcriptional regulator, coding for MDYNDQMKNRVKRIEGQLRGILKMMEENKDCKDVITQLSATRTAIDRTIGVVVSSNLVECVQKAEESGQDTEKLVVEAVNLLVRSR
- a CDS encoding sulfurtransferase TusA family protein, encoding MNADKVLDATGLACPMPIVKTKKEMKDMEPGQVLEIHTTDQGAKSDLAAWAKSTGNELLDHQEDDGVLKFWVKKG
- a CDS encoding DsrE/DsrF/DrsH-like family protein, which translates into the protein MTEPKKTTIVLFSGDYDKAMAAYIIANGAAAYDHEVTIFHTFWGLNALRKEEDVLLPKKKSFMEKMFGKMMPRGSDKMGLSKMNFAGMGPKMIKGVIKKHNAVPLPQLIEMAQEQDVKLVACTMTMDLLGLQKEELLDGIEYAGVAAYLGDAQDGNVNLFI
- a CDS encoding rhodanese-like domain-containing protein, whose translation is MNILNIMFIALIVLFFVWRTLPAKGVRQITASQLKHELKDTNKQFIDVRTPGEFKGNHIRGFRNIPLDQLLQCSDSFSKDQEVVLICQSGMRSNKASKSLRKSGFKKVTNVKGGMSAWS